Proteins found in one Xenopus laevis strain J_2021 chromosome 1L, Xenopus_laevis_v10.1, whole genome shotgun sequence genomic segment:
- the dok1.L gene encoding docking protein 1 L homeolog (The RefSeq protein has 1 substitution compared to this genomic sequence): MMAFTLETNDKTILLSSDRVGASEWVQKLCELAFPTKSSSQDKEPTDPPVSSSLEMSINSLYVSREDVSEFWVTVQRTEAAERCSLHGSYVLKTESDCLLLKDPNTKETLYSWPYKLLRRYGRDKVMFSFESGRRCSSGAGNFTFETSLGHEIFQRVESSIRAQQGSDNRLSCPNLETDCAIDVSSEFSIPEAQNKSGPVRKDPEEKPLKGRILPNLPGPKSVAPQLLLDHSCLGAKSGSSHTPPRSPVSSSASRHLEVDHEQLVGVYSEPKDSVKVIKPQFDPLYSDPVDCVAGKVLKGERSKLDPSERSPLYSDLYEHVGYESVGAAVSPKCQKRPTVPHAGEEHIYDEPEGMAQAPQVYSEVCMEGGAWKRQATDDKLGYEYPYNPNTDDYSVPNFQGQRGQARSRGLGPKPVPAPKPQGIVIARTLTGKEGGEGDNACGYTNNNNNNSNSDAIYSQVHKKEAAKCSPNSSPATQGTCHPQPVPSRPLNAPSVSPSAKSVLLAPHSTKPLAARPVLPKNHSAGKAPPLEKPQSVPLQPSSAPPALASPADLANENAIPSSVISQSALAKGKELSAHGARISSIYEDMGVL, encoded by the exons ACCAAATCATCATCTCAAGACAAGGAGCCCACAGACCCCCCAGTCTCCTCATCCCTCGAGATGTCTATCAACAGCCTCTACGTGTCCCGAGAGGACG TGAGTGAGTTCTGGGTCACGGTGCAGAGGACGGAGGCTGCAGAGCGTTGCTCACTACATGGTTCCTATGTGCTAAAGACGGAATCGGACTGTTTGCTGCTGAAGGATCCCAACACCAAGGAGACGCTTTACTCATGGCCGTACAAACTGCTGCGCAGATACGGGAGAGACAAG GTGATGTTCTCATTTGAGTCCGGTAGGCGATGCTCCTCGGGTGCTGGCAATTTTACATTTGAGACCTCCCTAGGCCATGAGATCTTCCAGCGGGTTGAATCATCTATCCGAGCCCAGCAGGGATCTGACAACCGTTTAAGCTGCCCAAATCTGGAAACTGATTGTGCTATAGATGTCTCTTCAGAATTTAGCATCCCTGAAGCTCAAAATAAATCTGGACCAGTCAGGAAGGATCCAGAGGAGAAACCTCTGAAAGGCCGAATACTTCCCAACCTACCCGGGCCTAAGTCTGTTGCCCCTCAACTACTTCTTGACCACTCTTGTCTTGGAGCAAAATCTGGTAGCTCCCACACTCCTCCTCGCTCACCAGTCTCTAGTTCTGCAAGTCGCCACCTAGAGGTGGATCATGAGCAGCTTGTAGGAGTCTATTCTGAGCCCAAGGATTCTGTTAAGGTTATAAAACCTCAGTTTGACCCCCTTTATTCTGACCCAGTGGACTGTGTAGCTGGTAAAGTTCTGAAAGGAGAAAGGTCTAAATTGGATCCCAGTGAGAGATCTCCTCTTTACTCAGATCTGTATGAACATGTGGGTTATGAGTCTGTAGGGGCAGCAGTTTCCCCAAAATGTCAGAAGCGCCCCACTGTTCCCCATGCAGGTGAGGAGCACATTTATGATGAACCAGAGGGAATGGCACAAGCACCCCAGGTGTATTCGGAGGTGTGCATGGAGGGAGGTGCCTGGAAGAGACAAGCCACCGATGATAAGCTGGGCTATGAGTACCCTTACAACCCCAACACTGATGATTATTCTGTTCCAAATTTCCAGGGGCAACGAGGTCAAGCCCGAAGTAGAGGTCTTGGCCCCAAGCCTGTCCCGGCTCCCAAACCCCAAGGAATAGTCATTGCCAGGACACTGAcagggaaggaagggggtgaaGGTGATAACGCCTGTGGCTacaccaacaacaacaacaataacagCAACTCGGACGCCATATACAGCCAGGTACACAAAAAGGAAGCTGCCAAATGTTCCCCAAATTCTTCTCCAGCCACACAAGGTACCTGCCATCCTCAGCCTGTGCCATCCAGACCTCTGAATGCTCCATCAGTGTCACCTTCAGCCAAGTCTGTGCTCTTAGCACCCCATTCCACAAAGCCACTAGCAGCCAGGCCAGTGTTGCCTAAAAATCATTCTGCCGGAAAAGCTCCACCTTTAGAGAAGCCACAGACTGTGCCCCTCCAGCCTTCGTCTGCTCCCCCGGCTCTGGCATCCCCAGCAGATTTAGCCAATGAAAACGCTATTCCATCTTCTGTGATCAGCCAATCGGCATTGGCTAAAGGAAAGGAGCTTTCTGCTCATGGCGCAAGAATCTCCTCCATCTACGAAGATATGGGAGTCCTCTAA